One genomic region from Streptomyces sp. NBC_01431 encodes:
- a CDS encoding LLM class F420-dependent oxidoreductase — protein MVRILPDGRLVYGMQLPVQSQSTIYAEGWEAAAGPGDLAEIARAADRGGFAYIACCEHIAIPRRLAGPMGTVWYDPVATLAFLAGITERVRLMSHVAVVGLRHPLITAKQYATLDHLSGGRLILGVGAGHVQEEFEAVGADFAGRGPVLDETVDALRAALGAEEYPEFQGERFSFSGLGQRPRPAQQRVPLWVGGSSPAAVRRAALRGDGWLPQGDPRDRLPAQIARVRALREEAGVAEPIVIGAITEALYVGEPGWETGRRTLTGKPEALAESLRAYGAMGVDQIQVRFRSRGRDELIDQMAAFGADVGPYLND, from the coding sequence ATGGTGCGGATACTGCCGGACGGGCGACTGGTGTACGGGATGCAGCTTCCCGTGCAGTCTCAGAGCACCATCTACGCGGAGGGCTGGGAGGCTGCGGCGGGGCCCGGGGACCTGGCCGAGATCGCGCGGGCCGCCGACCGGGGCGGGTTCGCCTACATCGCGTGCTGCGAACACATCGCGATCCCGCGCCGCCTCGCCGGACCCATGGGCACGGTCTGGTACGACCCGGTCGCGACCCTCGCCTTCCTGGCGGGGATCACCGAACGCGTGCGGCTGATGAGTCATGTCGCGGTCGTCGGTCTGCGCCACCCCCTGATCACCGCCAAGCAGTACGCGACCTTGGACCACCTCAGCGGCGGGCGGCTGATCCTGGGGGTGGGCGCCGGTCACGTACAGGAGGAGTTCGAGGCGGTCGGGGCGGACTTCGCGGGGCGCGGGCCGGTCCTGGACGAGACGGTCGACGCGCTGCGGGCCGCGCTGGGGGCCGAGGAGTACCCCGAGTTCCAGGGCGAGCGGTTCTCCTTCAGCGGGCTCGGCCAGCGGCCCCGGCCGGCGCAGCAGCGCGTCCCGCTCTGGGTGGGCGGGTCCTCGCCCGCCGCAGTCCGCAGGGCCGCGCTGCGTGGCGACGGCTGGCTGCCGCAGGGCGACCCGAGGGACCGGCTCCCGGCCCAGATAGCCAGGGTGAGGGCGCTCCGCGAGGAGGCCGGGGTGGCGGAGCCCATCGTGATCGGCGCGATCACCGAGGCGCTGTACGTCGGTGAGCCCGGCTGGGAGACCGGCCGCCGCACCCTCACCGGCAAGCCCGAGGCCCTCGCCGAGTCGCTGCGCGCGTACGGCGCGATGGGCGTCGACCAGATCCAGGTGCGGTTCCGCTCCCGGGGGCGCGACGAACTCATCGACCAGATGGCCGCGTTCGGGGCCGATGTCGGCCCGTACCTCAACGACTAG
- a CDS encoding rhomboid family intramembrane serine protease — protein MTLHMVILYCCAAAVVVPGTKIIQAEAGGRRVSPVELLRILWRRPVPWAAVAVIAAMAAMAVVQTVAPSVMDHLQREPGAPWWRAVTALLVQTSGWPQLTFNLAAAVVVAPVAQRLLGPVLMPLVFLVSGVAAQAVSMAGWSVTGGGDSVALCGLVGALAVARTLRAATPAARLLPLLVPVAGLILCALSNNHGVGVLTGCVIGAVAVLVVPGHQPRPWESRAAG, from the coding sequence ATGACCCTCCACATGGTGATCCTCTACTGCTGCGCGGCAGCCGTCGTGGTGCCCGGCACAAAGATCATCCAGGCTGAGGCCGGCGGCCGCCGCGTCAGCCCCGTCGAACTGCTGCGCATCCTGTGGCGGCGCCCGGTGCCGTGGGCCGCGGTAGCGGTGATCGCCGCGATGGCCGCGATGGCCGTCGTGCAGACCGTGGCCCCCTCCGTCATGGATCACCTCCAGCGCGAGCCCGGCGCACCCTGGTGGCGGGCGGTGACCGCACTCCTTGTGCAGACCTCCGGCTGGCCCCAACTGACCTTCAACCTGGCGGCGGCGGTGGTCGTCGCCCCGGTCGCCCAGCGGCTGCTCGGGCCGGTCCTGATGCCGCTGGTGTTCCTGGTGAGCGGGGTCGCGGCCCAGGCGGTGAGCATGGCGGGCTGGAGCGTGACCGGCGGCGGCGACTCGGTGGCCCTGTGCGGCCTGGTCGGCGCGCTCGCCGTCGCACGGACGCTGCGCGCCGCGACGCCCGCCGCCCGGCTCCTGCCCCTCCTCGTCCCGGTCGCCGGGCTCATCCTGTGCGCGCTGAGCAACAACCACGGCGTGGGCGTCCTGACCGGCTGCGTGATCGGCGCGGTTGCCGTGCTGGTCGTCCCCGGGCACCAACCCCGCCCGTGGGAAAGCCGGGCGGCGGGCTAG
- a CDS encoding N-acyl-D-amino-acid deacylase family protein, with protein sequence MLDHLIAGATLVDGTGEPGRLADVGIRGGRIALVAEPGTVTEDTRTREDATGLVLAPGFVDPHTHYDAQLFWDPYATPSMNHGVTTVAGGNCGFTLAPLNPARPEDADYTRRMMSKVEGMSLKALEEGVSWGWSSFGEYLSALDGRIAVNAGFMVGHCALRRHVMGPDAVGGQPTPAQLDAMLALLHDAMDAGAWGLSTTQSSTHSDGDGKPVASRHARPAELLALSRAVGEHEGTQLEAIVAGCLDQFGDEEIDLLVEMSAAAGRPLNWNVLTIDAAVPERVPRQLVPSERARKAGGRIVALTMPILTPMNMSLGTFCALNLIPGWGEILALPVAERIAKLRDPAVRAEMLRRAGSKEAGIFRRLANFGRYVIGDTYSPENAGLSGRVVGDIATERGLDPFHCLVEICANDQLRTVLWPMPTDNDPATWALRRETWEHEDVLLGGSDAGAHLDRMCGAPYTTRFLGDCLRGRKLVPLERAVKMLTDDPARLFGLRERGRVEAGWHADLVLFDPARIEAGPATLVHDLPGDSPRLDSKALGIVSVRVNGVETIRDDRVTGAVPGTVLRSGRDTRTVSTK encoded by the coding sequence ATGCTCGACCATCTCATCGCCGGGGCCACCCTCGTGGACGGGACCGGTGAGCCGGGCCGGCTTGCCGATGTCGGGATCCGGGGCGGCCGGATCGCCCTGGTCGCCGAACCCGGCACCGTCACCGAGGACACCCGCACCCGCGAGGACGCCACCGGACTCGTCCTCGCCCCCGGCTTCGTCGACCCGCACACCCACTACGACGCCCAGCTCTTCTGGGACCCGTACGCCACGCCCTCCATGAACCACGGCGTCACCACCGTCGCCGGCGGCAACTGCGGATTCACCCTCGCCCCACTCAACCCGGCCCGTCCCGAGGACGCCGACTACACCCGCCGCATGATGTCCAAGGTCGAGGGCATGTCCCTCAAAGCCCTTGAGGAGGGCGTCAGTTGGGGATGGTCATCCTTCGGTGAGTACCTGTCCGCTCTCGACGGGCGCATTGCCGTCAACGCCGGGTTCATGGTCGGGCACTGCGCGCTGCGGCGGCACGTCATGGGGCCGGACGCCGTCGGCGGGCAGCCCACCCCCGCACAGCTCGACGCCATGCTCGCCCTCCTCCACGACGCCATGGACGCCGGGGCCTGGGGGCTCTCCACCACCCAGTCCTCCACCCATTCGGACGGGGACGGGAAACCCGTAGCCTCCCGGCACGCCCGGCCCGCCGAACTGCTCGCGCTCAGCCGGGCGGTCGGCGAGCACGAGGGCACCCAGCTCGAAGCCATCGTCGCCGGGTGTCTGGATCAGTTCGGGGACGAGGAGATCGACCTGCTCGTCGAGATGAGCGCCGCGGCGGGGCGGCCGCTCAACTGGAACGTCCTCACCATCGACGCCGCCGTACCCGAGCGCGTACCGCGCCAGCTCGTCCCCAGTGAGCGCGCCCGCAAGGCCGGTGGCCGGATCGTCGCCCTCACGATGCCGATCCTCACTCCCATGAACATGTCGCTCGGCACCTTCTGCGCGCTCAACCTCATCCCGGGGTGGGGGGAGATACTCGCCCTGCCCGTGGCCGAACGCATCGCCAAGTTGCGGGACCCCGCCGTACGGGCCGAGATGCTGCGCCGGGCCGGCAGCAAGGAAGCCGGGATCTTCCGCCGGCTCGCCAACTTCGGACGGTACGTCATCGGCGATACGTACAGCCCCGAGAACGCGGGCCTGTCCGGCCGGGTCGTGGGCGACATCGCCACCGAACGGGGGCTCGACCCCTTCCACTGCCTGGTCGAGATCTGCGCCAACGACCAACTCCGTACGGTCCTTTGGCCCATGCCCACCGACAACGACCCCGCCACCTGGGCGCTGCGGCGTGAGACGTGGGAGCACGAGGACGTGCTGCTCGGCGGGTCCGACGCGGGGGCGCACCTGGACCGGATGTGCGGGGCCCCGTACACCACGCGGTTCCTCGGCGACTGCCTGCGCGGCCGCAAGCTCGTTCCGCTGGAGCGGGCCGTGAAGATGCTCACCGACGACCCCGCCCGGCTGTTCGGGCTCAGGGAGCGGGGGCGCGTCGAGGCGGGGTGGCACGCGGACCTCGTCCTCTTCGACCCCGCGCGCATCGAGGCCGGGCCCGCCACCCTCGTCCACGACCTGCCCGGCGACAGTCCCCGGCTCGACTCCAAGGCCCTCGGGATCGTCTCGGTCCGGGTCAACGGCGTCGAGACGATCCGCGACGACCGGGTGACGGGGGCCGTGCCCGGCACGGTGCTCCGCTCCGGGCGCGACACCAGGACGGTGAGCACCAAGTGA
- a CDS encoding aldehyde dehydrogenase family protein encodes MSDEERKLFIGGSWVEPDGGHYPVLDPATEGVVGHAPEASREQVYQAAAAAREAFGRWSRTRPEERATILDRAADLMQRDFAPNADLARAETGATTATARDMQVAVGISRFRRYAKGALEPVEQAVAPQINEAGPMGKAGVFGALAVRQPVGVVTCITSYNNPWANPAGKVAPALAMGNTVVVKPAPQDPLSVFRMAEALEEAGVPGGVVNVVSGSAPAVGEAAVDSPDVDMVSFTGSTAVGQRIAEVCGRHMKRQLMELGGKGAALVFDDADLDSATLGIGTTFAFYSGQICTAPTRVLVQRAVHDQLIDKLTGYLGFMKVGDPAARGTVVGPVISAAHRDRIEAYVELGRKEGAQVVAGGQRPAFSRGFYVAPTLLAECTNDMRVVREEIFGPVVVVVPFDDEEEGVALANDSEYGLIDYVWSGDVARAFRVARRLRAGGVGVNTVGRNMEAPFGGFKKSGVGRDVGSYALHAYSELQSIVWPG; translated from the coding sequence GTGAGCGACGAAGAAAGGAAGTTGTTCATCGGCGGGTCGTGGGTCGAGCCCGACGGCGGGCACTATCCCGTGCTCGATCCCGCCACCGAGGGCGTGGTCGGGCACGCGCCCGAGGCCAGTCGTGAGCAGGTGTACCAGGCCGCCGCGGCCGCCCGGGAAGCCTTCGGGCGCTGGTCCCGTACGCGTCCCGAGGAGCGGGCCACCATCCTCGACCGGGCCGCCGACCTCATGCAGCGCGACTTCGCCCCGAACGCCGACCTCGCCCGCGCCGAGACCGGCGCCACCACCGCCACCGCGCGCGACATGCAGGTCGCGGTCGGCATCTCGCGGTTCCGGAGGTACGCCAAGGGCGCCCTGGAGCCGGTGGAGCAGGCCGTCGCGCCCCAGATCAACGAGGCGGGGCCGATGGGGAAGGCCGGTGTCTTCGGGGCGCTGGCGGTGCGGCAGCCGGTGGGGGTGGTCACCTGCATCACCTCGTACAACAACCCCTGGGCCAACCCGGCGGGCAAGGTCGCGCCCGCGCTCGCCATGGGGAACACGGTCGTGGTCAAACCCGCCCCGCAGGATCCGCTGTCCGTTTTCAGGATGGCCGAGGCCCTGGAGGAGGCCGGGGTGCCGGGCGGGGTCGTGAACGTCGTCAGCGGGTCGGCGCCCGCCGTCGGGGAGGCGGCCGTCGACTCGCCGGACGTCGACATGGTGAGCTTCACCGGCAGTACCGCCGTGGGGCAGCGGATCGCCGAGGTGTGCGGGCGGCACATGAAGCGGCAGCTGATGGAGCTGGGCGGCAAGGGCGCGGCACTCGTCTTCGACGACGCCGACCTCGACTCGGCGACGCTGGGCATCGGCACGACGTTCGCCTTCTACAGCGGGCAGATCTGCACCGCGCCGACTCGCGTCCTGGTGCAGCGCGCCGTGCACGACCAGCTGATCGACAAGCTCACCGGGTACCTCGGCTTCATGAAGGTGGGGGACCCGGCGGCGCGGGGCACGGTGGTGGGGCCGGTGATCTCCGCCGCGCACCGCGACCGCATCGAGGCGTACGTCGAGCTGGGACGAAAAGAGGGCGCCCAGGTCGTGGCCGGTGGCCAACGCCCGGCGTTCTCGCGGGGGTTCTACGTCGCCCCGACCCTCCTCGCCGAGTGCACCAACGACATGCGGGTGGTGCGCGAGGAGATCTTCGGCCCGGTCGTGGTGGTCGTCCCCTTCGATGACGAGGAGGAGGGCGTCGCGCTGGCCAACGACAGCGAGTACGGGCTGATCGACTACGTCTGGTCCGGCGACGTGGCACGGGCCTTCCGGGTCGCCCGCCGGCTGCGCGCGGGCGGGGTCGGCGTCAACACCGTCGGCCGCAACATGGAGGCGCCGTTCGGCGGCTTCAAGAAGAGCGGGGTGGGACGCGACGTCGGCTCGTACGCGCTGCACGCGTACAGCGAACTCCAGTCGATCGTCTGGCCCGGCTGA
- a CDS encoding SDR family NAD(P)-dependent oxidoreductase — MGKLDGRVVLITGGARGQGEQEARLFVAEGAQVVIADVLDEQGEALAKELGQDAARFVHLDVSREEEWVAGVGAAKDAFGKIDGLVNNAGILRFNALVDTPLDEFMQVVQVNQVGCFLGIKTVAPEIGAAGGGTIVNTASYTAMTGMSAVGTYAATKHAILGLTRVASLELAHLKIRVNAVCPGAIDTPMSNPAQLDPTADPAETSAALDALYQKLVPLGRVGRPEEVAALALFLSAEDSSYITGQPFVIDGGWLAGVALF, encoded by the coding sequence ATGGGCAAGCTCGACGGGCGGGTCGTCCTCATCACCGGCGGGGCGCGTGGGCAGGGCGAGCAGGAGGCACGGCTGTTCGTGGCCGAAGGCGCACAGGTCGTCATAGCGGACGTGCTCGATGAACAAGGGGAGGCCCTGGCGAAGGAGTTGGGGCAGGACGCCGCCCGCTTCGTGCACCTGGACGTGAGCCGGGAGGAGGAGTGGGTGGCTGGGGTCGGGGCCGCCAAGGATGCCTTCGGGAAGATCGACGGACTGGTCAACAACGCGGGGATCCTTCGTTTCAACGCGCTCGTCGACACCCCGTTGGACGAGTTCATGCAGGTCGTCCAGGTCAACCAGGTCGGCTGCTTCCTCGGCATCAAGACGGTGGCGCCCGAGATCGGCGCGGCGGGCGGCGGCACCATCGTCAACACCGCCTCGTACACGGCGATGACCGGCATGAGCGCGGTGGGGACGTACGCGGCCACCAAGCACGCGATCCTCGGGCTCACCCGGGTCGCCTCACTGGAACTCGCGCACCTGAAGATCCGGGTCAACGCGGTGTGCCCGGGGGCCATCGACACCCCGATGTCCAACCCGGCCCAGCTCGACCCGACCGCCGACCCCGCCGAGACCTCGGCGGCTCTGGACGCGCTCTACCAGAAGCTCGTGCCGCTGGGCCGGGTCGGCAGGCCCGAGGAGGTGGCGGCGCTCGCGCTGTTCCTGTCCGCCGAGGACTCCTCGTACATCACCGGCCAGCCCTTCGTGATCGACGGGGGGTGGCTGGCGGGGGTGGCGTTGTTCTGA
- a CDS encoding putative quinol monooxygenase yields the protein MIFIAVRFTVRPEHADDWLAIVDDFTRATRAEPGNLFYDWSRSVDDPTRYTLLEAFADSAAGAAHVDSDHFRAGMAAMAGAIASTPEIINVEVPGGGWSRMAELQPRD from the coding sequence ATGATCTTCATCGCTGTCAGGTTCACCGTCCGTCCCGAGCATGCCGACGACTGGCTGGCCATCGTGGACGATTTCACCCGGGCCACCCGCGCCGAGCCGGGCAACCTCTTCTACGACTGGTCGCGCAGCGTGGACGACCCCACCCGGTACACCCTCCTCGAAGCCTTCGCCGACTCGGCCGCGGGCGCGGCGCACGTCGACTCCGACCACTTCCGGGCGGGCATGGCGGCGATGGCCGGCGCCATCGCCAGCACCCCGGAAATCATCAACGTCGAGGTGCCGGGCGGGGGTTGGAGCCGGATGGCCGAGCTCCAGCCGCGCGACTGA
- a CDS encoding LLM class flavin-dependent oxidoreductase has translation MEFGLFVQGYVPAARSAVDPEAEHKALMEETQYVIQADKSGFKYAWASEHHFLEEYSHLSANEVFLGYLAHATERIHLGSGIFNPLAQVNHPVKVAEKVAMLDHLSEGRFEFGSGRGAGSHEILGFIPGVTDMNYTKEIWEETIAEFPKMWLQEEYPGFQGKHWSLPPRKIFPKPYGKSHPAMWYAAGSPSSYAMAAKKGLGVLGFSVQKVSDMEWVLEQYKTAVQEAEPVGDFVNDNVMVTSTAICAPTHDEAVQIAVNGGLNRLQSLVFRYHDTFPRPEGIPEWPETLPEYNAEIIELLIAEELMICGDPDEVTAQCKRWEAAGADQLSFGLPIGVPFEETMRSIRLIGEHVIPRIDTDPVHRTSRFRAASGG, from the coding sequence TTGGAATTCGGACTCTTTGTGCAGGGATACGTGCCCGCCGCACGGTCCGCGGTCGACCCCGAGGCGGAGCACAAGGCGCTGATGGAGGAGACCCAGTACGTCATCCAGGCCGACAAGTCCGGCTTCAAGTACGCCTGGGCCTCCGAGCACCACTTCCTGGAGGAGTACTCGCACCTGTCGGCCAACGAGGTCTTCCTCGGCTACCTCGCCCACGCCACCGAGCGCATCCACCTCGGCTCGGGCATCTTCAATCCGCTGGCCCAGGTCAACCACCCCGTGAAGGTCGCGGAGAAGGTGGCGATGCTGGACCACCTGTCCGAGGGCCGCTTCGAGTTCGGGTCCGGGCGGGGGGCGGGGTCCCATGAAATCCTCGGGTTCATACCTGGTGTGACGGACATGAACTACACCAAGGAGATCTGGGAGGAGACCATCGCGGAGTTCCCCAAGATGTGGCTCCAGGAGGAGTACCCGGGCTTCCAGGGCAAGCACTGGTCGCTTCCGCCGCGGAAGATCTTCCCCAAGCCGTACGGGAAGTCCCACCCGGCCATGTGGTACGCCGCCGGGTCGCCGTCCTCGTACGCGATGGCGGCGAAGAAGGGGCTCGGGGTGCTCGGCTTCTCCGTGCAGAAGGTCTCCGACATGGAGTGGGTCCTGGAGCAGTACAAGACGGCCGTCCAGGAGGCGGAGCCGGTGGGCGACTTCGTCAACGACAACGTGATGGTCACGTCGACCGCCATCTGTGCGCCCACGCATGACGAGGCGGTCCAAATCGCCGTGAACGGTGGGCTCAACCGGCTCCAGTCGCTCGTGTTCCGCTACCACGACACGTTCCCGCGACCGGAGGGGATTCCGGAGTGGCCCGAGACCCTGCCCGAGTACAACGCGGAGATCATCGAGCTGCTGATCGCGGAGGAGCTGATGATCTGCGGGGATCCGGACGAGGTCACCGCGCAGTGCAAGCGGTGGGAGGCGGCGGGGGCAGACCAGTTGTCGTTCGGGCTGCCGATCGGGGTGCCGTTCGAGGAGACGATGCGGTCGATTCGGCTGATCGGGGAGCATGTGATTCCGCGGATCGATACGGATCCGGTTCACCGTACGTCCCGCTTCCGGGCGGCGTCGGGGGGCTGA